The genomic region GTTGTCCCTACAGAATGGTTACTCTTTCAATTCACCTGTGACAGAGCATTAGATTCACCTCGTTGAACGGCTGAAACCAATTTATCAGCACAGACTAAGTTTTTATGCAGTCCCAACTTTTTGGGTTCAAATCCAAATGCCAGCCCCAGCAATTGGGTAAAATAGACCACTGGTATATCAAGCTTCACATTGGACACAGATTCCACCTTGGCATACAATGTTTCTAACGCCATCTGGCACATAGAACAAGCGGTGACTATGCACTGGGCTCCTATATCCTTGGCTGAAATCAGGATATTTTTAGTCATCTGGATGGTTAAGTCTTCGTTAGTCATCAGCAGGGAGCCGCCACAGCATTTTGTTTTGTAAGGAAAATTAAGGTTTTCTGCCCCTAAAGCCGTAACTATCTCACCCAAAGATTTTGGGTCTTCCGGATTATCAAACTGTGTCCTTCGTGAAGGTCGCACTAACAAACACCCATAATAAGCCGCTACCTTCAAACCAGCTAAGGGCTTTTTTATCCGTTCCTTTATTTTGTCCAGTCCAATGTCATTTATGATGATGTCCAATGGATGCTTTATTTTCAACTTATTTTCCGGAATCTCCTGTCCAATAATATCCTCTAATTTTGGTTTAATCTCCGGGTGAGCCATTAGCTCATCCTCTACCTTCAACAAATTTGATAAACAAGCAGGGCAGGGGACAACTATCTTTGTCCAATCTTTTGCCGCAATAGCCACATTTCGTGCAGATAAGGAAAGAGCCAGAAGGGGATTTACCGAAGATGCCTCTACCGCCCCACAGCAATTCCAGTCCTTTAATTCTTCCAACTCAGCATCAAGGTTTGCAAATACTGCCTTTGTAGATAATTCATATTCCTTAGCGGTTGAATGAAGAGTGCAACCCGGATAATATCCTATGGTCATTTTTCTACCTTCCTAAAGATTTCTCGGATCTTTTTTATCCCTTTAATTCGATGAGGCAAAAATGGCAACTTACCATGTTTTATCATTTCTATGCCTAATGGCATATAGCCTATCATTCCGGCAATGTCCCTCTTACCTAAGAAGAATTTACCCATCAGTTCCGGCTCCCAGACCCGGCCATATGCCTTAATTGAATTGACAAACACCTTAGCAAATAAGGCACCTGGAGATTTTATCTTAATTTTACCCTTTTTAGCTTCCTCCAAGGCAATGTTTCGTATGGCATGAATGACCTCAACAAACCTGACATCCTGTGGACAACGTTCATAGCAGAGTGAACAACCGGCACATAACCAGATAAAATCAGACTCCAAGACCTCTTTTTTCATACCAAGTATGGCCATACGGATAATTCGTCTGGGATTATACTGCTCATCAATCTCTCGGACAGAACACGAAGCAGAACATGTCCCACAACCATAGCAACGCATTATTTTCTCTCCACCAGACACAGCCGCAATCTCATATTTAAAGTTTGGCTCTAAGTTACTTACCTCAATTGCTTTTAATCCCATTTTTAATTATCTCCATATTAATTCTACTTATGTCCTTATTAATTTTAATAATACCAAAAATATCTTAAAAAGGTCAAGAAAATTTTTTATTTGAGATCATAATATTAATAATTAGAGTTAATAGCATAAATCCGAAGCCTATCTATTAAAAAAATATCTTTTTAGAAACAGTATTTGCTCCAGCGGCTATAACTTAGTGCTCTCTCCACATTTTCCTTCTCTGTCAGGATTTGTTTAGATAGATTACCCATAAATTTTTACTCCAGTTTCTTCCACCAGGTCATTAAATAATGATTTCTTAGAAAGATCTACAAGATCAACAGGCTTTGGTAAGTGTTTAAATAACTCAGCATAAAACTTAAAGAATAACCGAGGTTCAATTCCTTTTACACCAATATCTATATCATTAGATTCCTTGCCCTTTTCAATTGATGAACCAAATAGAAAGACAGAGGAAACACTGTTGCTAAAAGACTCTAAATTTTACCCTTTAAAATTCTACCCTTGGAGCTTTTTTAGCTGCTTCTTCTACTTCAAAATAAGTAGCCTCTTTAAACCCAAAAATAGTAGCAAATACTCTCCCTGGAAATCTTTTAACATTCACATTAAATTCTTTAACAGCATTATTATACCTCATTCTTTCTACTGAGATTCTATTCTCTGTTCCTGATAATTCATGCATCAATTGGCTAAAATTTTGATTAGCCTTCAAGTCTGGGTATCTTTCTATTATTAACAATAATCGAGATAAGAACCCTCCTAATTCATTAGAAGCTTTTATCTTTTCAGGAACAGTATTTGCTCCAGCTAATTTAGCTCGAGCTTCAGCTATGCCGATAAATATCTCTTTTTCATGCTTAGCATAGCCTTTTACCGTATTAACTAAATTTGGAATTAAATCACCTCTTCTTTTTAACTGATTTTCTACTTGAGCCCATGTAACTTCAACATCTTCTCTTAAAGTAACAAGTTTGTTATAATGATTAGTAACGAAGCTAAAAATCATCCACGTTATTATAGCCACAACTATTAAAGCAATACCTAATTTTCTTTTCATTTTTTACTCCTTTCCTTTAATATAACTTTACCAATAACCTTTCTACCAACTTCCAGAAGCACCTCCGCCACCACTACTACCACCCCCAAAACCACCAAAACCATCACTAAATCCGCCACTTCCGCCATTATAACCACCACCTCGCCAATAGCCACCTCTACTACCTAAAAGCCCCAAAAGCAGAAATCCTAAAAGGCCCCTTCTTGAGCCTAAACATAGGATCAATAATAATAAAGTAAATAAGCTCCCTAAGATAGAACGACCAGAAATTTTGGTAGGTTTTTTTACTTGAAAAGAATCCATTTCGTGACTATCAAGATCTATTTTTACCTGATATTCCTTTTCTATAATCTTAGTAATATATATCATTCCGGCTAATAACCCCTTGCCGTAATCTCCTTCCTTGAAATAAGGAATCATTATCTTATCTGTTATCTGCCCACATAAGCCATCTGGCAAGATTCCTTCTAACTCATAACCAACTTCTATTCTAACTTTTCTCTCCTTGGGAACTACTAATATTAACAAACCATCGTCTTTGCCCTTCCTTCCAATCTTCCAAGCCTCAAATAAAGTTACACTGTAGCCTTCAATACTTTCTCCTTCTAAAGAACTAATGGTGGCTATCGCTACTTGAACCTTAGTTTCCTTTTCTATCTTCCAGGCTAATCTTTCTAAATAGCTTTTATAATTAGCGTCTATAATTGCCGCCAAGTCATTGACATATCCTTTAGGTGTTGGATATTTTTGCTCTTCTTTGCCGTATAAGGTAGAAATATAGCCTAAACTCACTAAGAGTAAACATAAGATTAATTTCTTCAGGTATCTTTTCATTTTACTACTTTTACTTTAAGCAACCTTCACTTCGTCTGCCATAATGGCCATCTTAAGTATTTCTTCCATATATTTATTATATACTTCCTCAAGTTCTGCTCTTTTGGAAATTTTAGATCCTTTCTTTAAATTTAATATTTTCTTAAATAAATCTAGATCAATCTTAAGATGCTCCGCTGCTTTATTTAAGAGATCTTCTTTATGGTAAGAAATAATTCCTTCCTTAAGGCGAAGTAAGTTTCTAATCACGGGTATAAGCGCAGAAAAAGATTCTAAAATAAGCTGGGTAATTGCCTTTTTACTCCTTCCTATCTCTAAATAAGCCTGTCTTAATCTTATTAACTTTCCTTTTAACTGTTGTTCACATTGAAGCTTTAAATATTCTCTACCTATCTCTAACTTTTCTAAAAAATCTTCTCCATAAATAAGAAGATAATTTTCTTTTATCTCTAAGAATTCTATAGGAAAGACATCGGTCGAGGTCTTGATATATTCATTCGTCAAGAATAAAGGAACAATAATCCTTTTTTTCTGTCCCTTACTGACTAATTTTAAACTTTTATTTAAATCATCTATTTTAAGATGATCAAATATTATCGCTAAATTTATATTTGACTTTTTAGAGATATAGTCATCTCCAACCGCACTTCCATAAACTATTATCGAAAGAAGATTATCTTGATGTATTTTTAGCATTTCCGAACCATACCATTCCACTACCCTTCTCATTTCTTCAGGTAATTTGCTTAGGTTCTTTAACATCTTTTCACCTCATTTTTAAATTAAATTTTGTTATTAAATTAAAACTATCTTTAAAGTCTAAATCTAAAAATTTGGTTTCCATTTTTCTTGGCACCTTTAAATCTTAATTAATCTTATATCTCCAAAGACACCTAATTTAGATTTCTTGATGACTAAGATTCCTTTAATCTCTTTAATATTTTCTACTACTTTTCTTATTTCATTAAGATCGATCTCTTTAGAAACCATATTACCAATTCTTGTGGCCATAGCATCAGCTAAAGCCGTAGATTTAGAAATAACTACCGCGGCATCAGCTTCACCAAAGCTTAAAGAAGGACCTACTGTGGCTGAAGAAGTACAAATGCCTAAAGGTGTTTCCTCTGGATATATTTCTAAAGCTAATTTATTTGAAAAGACTGAAGCCCCCGCAAATATTCCCACTTTTCGCCTTTTTCGACAACTAATAAAGATATCTCCTCCATTTTCTATTATAACTTCCGTAGAATAATTAAGGAGATCTTTGCCTGTATATTCTGCTATTACTCCTGCTACTGCCGCCATAGGTCCTACCTGGGCTTTTATTCCTGCCCAAGCCATTTCTTTTACAATTAAAGGAGCATCTTCGCTAACTAGACGAGGCTGGAGAGTCTTTTGAAATAAAGGATCCTTTAAGACTATATATTCTTCAATTAACTTTCGGTATTTTTTAATAGACTCTGTAGCTTCTTTGATCAGCTCTTTGTCTGCGCTTATAAATAAGTCGGTTTCCTTAACAGCTACGGTAAATTTAATTAACCCCTCACTTCTTGAGCTATTTCGGTAACTTCTTATTTCATACATAATTTAAACCTAAGTTAGTATAGCAAAATTATCTAAAAAGTCAAAGATAAGAGATTTTTCCTGTCATATAGCAGTTAGCTGTTAGCTAACAACTACTTAAATAAGATAGCTATAGCCTCATCAATAGTCCTTACTTTTATCAAGTCAAGAGGAAGAGAAGGTAAGTTATTCATATTAGAGAGAGGAAGAAGGCAACTCTTAAAACCTAACTTAGCAGCTTCTTTAATCTTTTTTTCTGCTTGGCTAATTCTTCTAATTTCTCCAGTCAGGCCTACTTCTCCTAAGATAACCATCCTTGAATCAATAGGTGTATTTTTAAAACTTGAAAAGATAGCACAAGCAATACTTAAATCAGCTGATGGCTCGTTAATTTTAAGTCCACCAGTTAAGTTTACAAAGATATCAAAAGAAAATAAATTTATCCCTATCTTCTTCTCTAAAACCGCAATTAAGAGATGAAGTCGATTATAGTCAAATCCTAAGACATCTCGACGAGGTAAGTTGTAACTACTATGAGTAACCAAAGATTGCAATTCTACCAAGAGACAACGACTGCCTTCTATCACAGAGGTAATAGCCGAACCAGGTGTGTTTTCACGATGCTCATTTAAAAATATCTGGGAAGGATTAAGGACTTCTTTTAAACCAAGCTCTTGCATTTCAAAGATACCAATTTCATGAGTAGAACCAAAGCGATTTTTAATTGCCCGTAAAATTCGGTAAGAGTAATGTTCTTCTCCTTCTAAATACAGGACTGCATCTACCATATGCTCTAAAACTCGTGGTCCGGCAATAGCTCCTTCTTTAGTCACATGTCCAATTAAGAAGATAGGAATATTCTTACTCTTAGCCAAGAGTAAGAGTTGAGAAGCAGATTCTCTGACTTGACTAATACTACCTGAAGAGCTAGATAACTCAGGAATGTGGACGGTTTGAATAGAGTCAATAATGGCTAATTGAGGACTGATATTATTGATTTGATCTAAAATAAGGTTAAGATTATTCTCGCAATAAATATATAAATTTTTAGGAGAAATACTTAAACGATCGGCCCGTATTTTTATTTGACCGGCGGATTCTTCACCAGAAATATAAAGCACCTCTCCATATTGATTGGCTATAGCTTGACTAACTTGGAGAAGCAAAGTTGACTTTCCAATCCCTGGATCTCCTCCAATCAGGACTATAGAACCGCTAACTATTCCTCCACCTAAAGTGCGGTCAAATTCTAAAATATTAGTCTTTAAACGGGGACAAGAAGAAGATTTAATATTCTCTAAATATTGAGGTGTAGACTCAGAAGAAGACTTCACTGGGGGGATAGAAAAACTCTTAATCTCTTCTATTAATGTATTCCAGTTCTGACAGCCAGGGCATTTACCTAACCATTTAAGGCTTTCATAACCACATTCTTGACAGAGATAAATTACTTGATTTTTTGGGGGCAAATAAATCCTCTATTTTCGTAGTAGTTTCCAAGGGTTTTCTTTTACATCTTCAGAAAGTTTGTTTAAGTTTTGAATAATTTGATCTAAATCTTTAGCTGTTTTTTCATTAGTAGTCAATTTACCCAAAAGACCTTCGCCTTTTTCAATCTTACTCATAATGTTCTTCAAGGCATCGGCTGCTTTAGTAAGCTCTTGAGAGGATCTCTGATAATTATCTAAAATAATATCTAATTTGTCTTTATTTTTAATAATAGCCTGGTCTATATTCTTAATAGGTTGGCTTATGTCCTTAGTAATCTGATCTATGTTTTCCTCTGTATTTTTAGTAATCTGATCTATGTTTTCTTTTATATTTTTAATAGTCTGGTCTATTTTTTTTCCTATATTCTTGAGCGTTTCTTCTAAATCACTTGAGATTTTCGTACTCTTCTTCTTTAACAAGATGGAAGTATTCTTAAATTCCTCGCAAGCGATCTTAATATCTTCCTTATTTTCTTTAATTAAAGAAGTTATATTTTTTTCAATCTCCCCAATGGTGGATGAAGCTACTTTAGCTGCTTCTAAAATAGCTTTAGAAGAATTACCTAAGCTTATAAAAACTTCCTTAATATTTCCTCTGTTTTCAGTAATAATAGTGTTAAAATTATTCATTACCTTGTCGATATTGTTTAATACATCTATAGTAGTCTTTACTATCTTACCAAGGTCAGCTTTTTTTATCGAACCATGTAATGCTTCCTCGATTCTCCCGGTAGTTCTTTCTAAATTTAAGATAATCTTTTCTGTCTTATAAAAAAGATCTCCAAGGCTAACAGGATCTACACCTACAATAGTATCCCCATCTCTTAATATTCTTGCCCTTGATAAACTTTTGACAATCTCTATATATTTTTCTCCAACAATTCCTAATGAGTTAATGGTAACTTGAGAATCTCTTTTAATAGATGCGCTTTCTCTGATCCAAGCAACTACTTTTATTTTTTCACCTTCCACTCTCATTTCTTTTACTTCTCCTACTTCCATTCCTGAAAAGCGGATAGGTGAAGCAACCTCTAATCCTTCTACTCGATTAAATAAGATGTTAATTTTATACCCTTTTTGGTAAAGATGAAAGTCACCTACGCTAATGACAATAAAGGTTAATATTAAAAGACCGATCAGGACAAAAAGACCTACTTTTACTTCTGTCAATGATTTTTTAGTTTGATTGTTCATAAATTTTCTACTTTATTAAATAACAGTAAAGATAACTACACTTACGAAAAAATATTACTTTAAACCTCAAGGTATGTCAATAATTTACTTTACAATGTCCGAGCATTCCTGAGCGCCATAGGGGCAAAGCCTTTATGGAAGATAGCTCCGAGTATTAGCCAGAGCCAACTTGTTAGTTATTAGTAATAGGGCCGTTGGCATTACCGCTAATAAATTGTTTGACTATTTTATTTTTAGTGTTTTTAATTTCTTCAGGTGTACCTACTTCAATAATTCTTCCTTGATAAAGCATGGCGATACGATCAGCAATAGTATAAGCACTGACCATATCGTGAGTTACCGCAATAGAAGTTAAATGCAACTCCTTTTTAAGTTTAATAATTAAGTCATTTATAATTGCTCCCATAATAGGGTCAATTCCAGTTGTAGGCTCATCATAAAGAATAATTTCTGGATTCGTAGAGATGGCGCGAGCTAAAGCTACTCTTTTTTTCATCCCTCCACTCAAAGAAGCAGGATACAAGTCTTCAATATTATGCAATCCGACCAGACTTAAATTCTTAGTAACTATTTCTCTAATCTCTTCTTTCTTCATCTCGGTATGTTCAGACAAGTAAAAACCAACATTTTCAGCGACCGTTAAAGAATCAAACAAAGCTGAATTTTGAAAGACCATGCCAAATTTTTTAATTATTTGATTTAACTTATCTTTAGGTAATTTAGTCACATCCTCGTTAAAGATTTTTATACTTCCTTGATCAGGCTTTAATAAGCCTATAATATGTTTCAATAAAACACTTTTACCACCTCCACTTTGGCCAATGATAACCATAGTTTCACCTTTATTGATAAAAAGATTAACTTCCTTTAATACTTGGTTGCAATCAAATTTTTTCCAAAGATTACTTACTTCTATCATCAAGATCCTATTGCACTTAGACACTTAAAATTTTGGACAATATTCATTGGGCAGTTAATCTAATTTAATCATTAAAAAA from bacterium harbors:
- a CDS encoding CoB--CoM heterodisulfide reductase iron-sulfur subunit B family protein — translated: MTIGYYPGCTLHSTAKEYELSTKAVFANLDAELEELKDWNCCGAVEASSVNPLLALSLSARNVAIAAKDWTKIVVPCPACLSNLLKVEDELMAHPEIKPKLEDIIGQEIPENKLKIKHPLDIIINDIGLDKIKERIKKPLAGLKVAAYYGCLLVRPSRRTQFDNPEDPKSLGEIVTALGAENLNFPYKTKCCGGSLLMTNEDLTIQMTKNILISAKDIGAQCIVTACSMCQMALETLYAKVESVSNVKLDIPVVYFTQLLGLAFGFEPKKLGLHKNLVCADKLVSAVQRGESNALSQVN
- a CDS encoding 4Fe-4S dicluster domain-containing protein, with the translated sequence MGLKAIEVSNLEPNFKYEIAAVSGGEKIMRCYGCGTCSASCSVREIDEQYNPRRIIRMAILGMKKEVLESDFIWLCAGCSLCYERCPQDVRFVEVIHAIRNIALEEAKKGKIKIKSPGALFAKVFVNSIKAYGRVWEPELMGKFFLGKRDIAGMIGYMPLGIEMIKHGKLPFLPHRIKGIKKIREIFRKVEK
- a CDS encoding LemA family protein; its protein translation is MKRKLGIALIVVAIITWMIFSFVTNHYNKLVTLREDVEVTWAQVENQLKRRGDLIPNLVNTVKGYAKHEKEIFIGIAEARAKLAGANTVPEKIKASNELGGFLSRLLLIIERYPDLKANQNFSQLMHELSGTENRISVERMRYNNAVKEFNVNVKRFPGRVFATIFGFKEATYFEVEEAAKKAPRVEF
- a CDS encoding TPM domain-containing protein codes for the protein MKRYLKKLILCLLLVSLGYISTLYGKEEQKYPTPKGYVNDLAAIIDANYKSYLERLAWKIEKETKVQVAIATISSLEGESIEGYSVTLFEAWKIGRKGKDDGLLILVVPKERKVRIEVGYELEGILPDGLCGQITDKIMIPYFKEGDYGKGLLAGMIYITKIIEKEYQVKIDLDSHEMDSFQVKKPTKISGRSILGSLFTLLLLILCLGSRRGLLGFLLLGLLGSRGGYWRGGGYNGGSGGFSDGFGGFGGGSSGGGGASGSW
- a CDS encoding UPF0280 family protein; this encodes MYEIRSYRNSSRSEGLIKFTVAVKETDLFISADKELIKEATESIKKYRKLIEEYIVLKDPLFQKTLQPRLVSEDAPLIVKEMAWAGIKAQVGPMAAVAGVIAEYTGKDLLNYSTEVIIENGGDIFISCRKRRKVGIFAGASVFSNKLALEIYPEETPLGICTSSATVGPSLSFGEADAAVVISKSTALADAMATRIGNMVSKEIDLNEIRKVVENIKEIKGILVIKKSKLGVFGDIRLIKI
- the radA gene encoding DNA repair protein RadA codes for the protein MPPKNQVIYLCQECGYESLKWLGKCPGCQNWNTLIEEIKSFSIPPVKSSSESTPQYLENIKSSSCPRLKTNILEFDRTLGGGIVSGSIVLIGGDPGIGKSTLLLQVSQAIANQYGEVLYISGEESAGQIKIRADRLSISPKNLYIYCENNLNLILDQINNISPQLAIIDSIQTVHIPELSSSSGSISQVRESASQLLLLAKSKNIPIFLIGHVTKEGAIAGPRVLEHMVDAVLYLEGEEHYSYRILRAIKNRFGSTHEIGIFEMQELGLKEVLNPSQIFLNEHRENTPGSAITSVIEGSRCLLVELQSLVTHSSYNLPRRDVLGFDYNRLHLLIAVLEKKIGINLFSFDIFVNLTGGLKINEPSADLSIACAIFSSFKNTPIDSRMVILGEVGLTGEIRRISQAEKKIKEAAKLGFKSCLLPLSNMNNLPSLPLDLIKVRTIDEAIAILFK
- a CDS encoding MCE family protein, with product MNNQTKKSLTEVKVGLFVLIGLLILTFIVISVGDFHLYQKGYKINILFNRVEGLEVASPIRFSGMEVGEVKEMRVEGEKIKVVAWIRESASIKRDSQVTINSLGIVGEKYIEIVKSLSRARILRDGDTIVGVDPVSLGDLFYKTEKIILNLERTTGRIEEALHGSIKKADLGKIVKTTIDVLNNIDKVMNNFNTIITENRGNIKEVFISLGNSSKAILEAAKVASSTIGEIEKNITSLIKENKEDIKIACEEFKNTSILLKKKSTKISSDLEETLKNIGKKIDQTIKNIKENIDQITKNTEENIDQITKDISQPIKNIDQAIIKNKDKLDIILDNYQRSSQELTKAADALKNIMSKIEKGEGLLGKLTTNEKTAKDLDQIIQNLNKLSEDVKENPWKLLRK
- a CDS encoding ABC transporter ATP-binding protein; translated protein: MIEVSNLWKKFDCNQVLKEVNLFINKGETMVIIGQSGGGKSVLLKHIIGLLKPDQGSIKIFNEDVTKLPKDKLNQIIKKFGMVFQNSALFDSLTVAENVGFYLSEHTEMKKEEIREIVTKNLSLVGLHNIEDLYPASLSGGMKKRVALARAISTNPEIILYDEPTTGIDPIMGAIINDLIIKLKKELHLTSIAVTHDMVSAYTIADRIAMLYQGRIIEVGTPEEIKNTKNKIVKQFISGNANGPITNN